In Companilactobacillus allii, one genomic interval encodes:
- a CDS encoding rhodanese-like domain-containing protein, with the protein MQIINTILYIVVIGYLVYLAGSWLYYFIKGRQINGALSGEEFESTMRKAQIIDLREKNTFDAKHILGARNLPYTQLKYKEDELRPDLPVYLYEDRKSVSIRAAVKLQKKGFTDIKWLDERFSDWEGKTKKTNKL; encoded by the coding sequence ATGCAAATTATTAATACTATTTTGTACATTGTTGTAATAGGATATTTAGTCTATCTAGCTGGTTCATGGTTGTACTACTTTATAAAAGGTAGACAAATTAATGGGGCACTTAGTGGTGAAGAATTCGAATCTACAATGAGAAAAGCTCAAATCATTGATTTAAGAGAAAAGAATACCTTTGATGCTAAACATATTTTAGGTGCTCGAAATCTTCCATATACACAACTTAAGTATAAAGAAGATGAACTTAGACCGGATTTACCAGTCTATCTTTATGAGGATCGTAAATCAGTTAGCATTCGTGCTGCAGTAAAACTACAGAAGAAAGGTTTTACTGATATTAAATGGTTAGATGAACGTTTTTCAGATTGGGAAGGAAAAACTAAGAAAACTAACAAACTCTAA
- the miaA gene encoding tRNA (adenosine(37)-N6)-dimethylallyltransferase MiaA, protein MKKVIAVVGPTAVGKSALGLKLAQKFNGEIISGDSMQIYRGLDIGTAKDSKEELSQVPHHLVDISDVTDRYTVKDFQSKAIQIIDNLSQENKNSFVVGGTGFYLNSLVENMNLGGVAEGNDELRKELLDVENKSGINGLIEILKNEDPQSMELIDLANPRRIIRAIEIHRITGESMSNQRDGNKWAKFYLIGLTDDRAKLYDRINKRVDKMVDMGLLDEVRPIYDNRDQIPQAKNGIGYKELFPYFEGEADLKSCLEEIKKNSRHFAKRQLTYFRNQMDVDWYNISDEPDYQSKIESKITNFLGGYDE, encoded by the coding sequence TTGAAAAAAGTTATTGCGGTAGTGGGACCAACAGCTGTTGGTAAAAGTGCTTTAGGTTTAAAATTAGCACAAAAATTTAATGGTGAGATTATTTCTGGAGATTCAATGCAGATATATCGTGGTCTTGATATTGGTACTGCAAAGGATTCAAAAGAAGAATTGTCTCAGGTACCACACCACTTAGTTGATATCAGTGATGTTACTGATAGATACACAGTGAAGGATTTTCAAAGTAAGGCAATTCAGATTATCGATAATTTATCTCAGGAAAATAAGAATTCATTTGTCGTCGGTGGAACTGGATTTTATTTAAATTCATTAGTTGAAAATATGAATCTAGGTGGAGTTGCCGAGGGTAACGATGAGTTGCGTAAAGAATTACTTGATGTTGAAAATAAATCTGGCATCAATGGATTAATAGAGATTTTAAAAAATGAAGATCCACAATCTATGGAACTCATTGATCTTGCAAACCCTAGAAGGATTATCCGTGCGATTGAAATTCATCGAATTACTGGTGAATCCATGTCTAATCAAAGAGATGGTAATAAATGGGCAAAGTTTTATCTAATCGGATTAACCGATGATCGTGCTAAATTATACGATAGAATCAACAAAAGAGTAGATAAAATGGTTGATATGGGCTTATTAGACGAGGTGAGGCCGATTTATGACAATCGTGACCAAATACCGCAGGCTAAGAATGGAATTGGTTACAAGGAATTATTTCCTTATTTCGAGGGTGAGGCTGATTTGAAATCATGTCTTGAGGAAATTAAAAAAAATTCACGTCATTTTGCTAAAAGACAACTTACATATTTTCGTAATCAGATGGATGTTGATTGGTATAATATTAGTGATGAGCCTGATTACCAAAGTAAAATTGAGAGTAAGATTACTAATTTCTTAGGGGGATATGATGAGTAA
- a CDS encoding DUF3042 family protein: protein MAKKQKHLRFVKGFLFGSITTATAVYGALHAFKKTVIEPEDAENDRIEENRRRANRKSLQAHQG, encoded by the coding sequence ATGGCAAAGAAACAAAAACATTTACGCTTTGTTAAAGGATTCCTATTCGGTTCAATTACTACAGCTACTGCAGTATACGGTGCACTTCATGCATTTAAGAAGACTGTTATCGAACCAGAGGATGCTGAAAATGATCGTATCGAAGAAAACCGTCGTCGTGCAAATCGTAAGAGCTTGCAAGCACATCAAGGTTAA